A genomic window from Leptolyngbya sp. BL0902 includes:
- a CDS encoding CCA tRNA nucleotidyltransferase yields MATQQSALSPQTWPFSVALLPPQAYLVGGSVRDALLGRQADYLDLDFVLPERAIQTAADIAHHYKAGFVVLDAEHQIARVVFPNATVDFAQQIGPSITVDLQRRDFTINAIAYNPHSETLVDPLDGYADLQRKVLCMVSAENLAEDPLRLLRAYRQAAQLGFSLDPDTQATLRQLAPLLKAMAAERVRGELDCLLSLPQGSALLREAWQDGILQTWLPTVGDEDLRQLAVLDRTAAQIHERWPTFSDLLQSWVKEATAPGLHRSWLKAAKLSQLLMSAAAQAETLLMGLKYSRVEQQAVLSILKGWAILSPLAQQPAISIPQQYHLFKATGAGLGGLALLALAHGMAETVVIALVERYLNPQDPVAHPRPLISGRDLIQGLGLPPGPQIGELLEAIQLAQAEGFVTQRPEALAWVKQRLDTGL; encoded by the coding sequence CCGCCCTTTCTCCCCAAACCTGGCCCTTTAGCGTGGCGCTGTTGCCCCCCCAGGCTTACTTGGTGGGGGGTAGCGTGCGTGATGCGCTGCTGGGTCGTCAGGCAGATTACCTGGATTTAGACTTTGTGCTGCCGGAACGAGCCATCCAAACAGCGGCAGACATTGCCCACCACTACAAGGCGGGCTTTGTGGTGCTCGATGCGGAGCACCAAATTGCGCGGGTGGTGTTTCCCAATGCCACGGTAGATTTTGCCCAGCAGATTGGCCCCAGCATCACCGTAGATTTGCAGCGGCGCGACTTTACCATCAACGCCATCGCCTACAACCCCCATAGCGAAACCCTGGTGGATCCCCTCGATGGCTATGCCGATCTGCAACGAAAAGTGCTCTGCATGGTCTCCGCCGAGAACCTGGCAGAGGATCCCCTGCGGCTGCTGCGGGCCTATCGCCAAGCGGCCCAACTGGGTTTTAGCCTCGATCCTGACACCCAAGCTACCCTGCGCCAACTGGCTCCCCTGCTGAAGGCCATGGCCGCTGAACGGGTGCGGGGAGAGTTGGATTGCTTGCTCAGCTTGCCCCAGGGGTCTGCGCTTTTGCGGGAGGCATGGCAGGACGGCATCTTGCAAACCTGGTTGCCCACGGTGGGCGACGAGGATCTACGGCAACTGGCGGTACTCGACCGGACGGCGGCGCAAATCCATGAGCGCTGGCCCACCTTCTCCGACCTGCTCCAAAGCTGGGTGAAGGAAGCTACCGCCCCCGGCCTCCATCGCAGTTGGCTCAAGGCCGCTAAGCTCAGCCAACTGCTGATGTCTGCTGCCGCCCAGGCCGAAACCCTCCTCATGGGGCTGAAGTATAGCCGCGTAGAGCAGCAGGCCGTGTTGAGCATTCTCAAGGGTTGGGCCATCCTCAGCCCCTTGGCTCAGCAGCCTGCCATCTCCATTCCCCAGCAGTATCACCTATTCAAGGCCACGGGGGCGGGGTTGGGCGGTTTGGCCCTGCTGGCCCTGGCCCATGGGATGGCGGAGACCGTCGTGATAGCCCTGGTAGAACGCTACCTCAATCCCCAGGATCCGGTGGCCCATCCCCGTCCGCTCATTTCCGGGCGAGACCTAATTCAGGGGCTTGGCCTTCCCCCTGGCCCCCAAATTGGCGAACTGCTAGAGGCCATCCAACTGGCCCAGGCGGAGGGCTTTGTTACCCAGCGCCCGGAGGCCCTAGCCTGGGTCAAGCAACGTCTAGATACAGGCTTGTAG
- a CDS encoding NAD(P)/FAD-dependent oxidoreductase — MWDVIVVGAGISGITAAQRLAQAGCRVRVLDKSRGLGGRMATRRVTEPQGDGPTVAVDHGCRLIPWPSPPEESWLMPWIDQGLLQPWTPTEFTLGADGSVALRAVQEGVAAPYYSVSQGMSALAKAMATGLSIQRQSRVTQVWLTAAGWRVDWVNDAAGVAAGSDPEATTPLEARALVLALPAAQVIPILRAATARNAELTSFWAAAAAVTFDPVITVMAGYDSAIRADLSGVPANESTAAGWMVWGDGHPVLRWVVLDSSKRPHPPYPVVVAHSTAAFAEAHFDAADLPSVGQEILAAAAASLGHWLAQPTWMQVHRWRYGLVKQAHPANVLYTEAVPTLAGCGDWCGGVGLNEAVISGEAAAQRILESLKTGSTYMAAE, encoded by the coding sequence ATGTGGGATGTCATCGTAGTTGGGGCCGGAATTAGCGGCATTACCGCAGCTCAGCGCCTCGCCCAGGCTGGATGTCGGGTGCGGGTGCTCGATAAATCGCGGGGGCTGGGAGGGCGCATGGCCACGCGGCGGGTAACGGAGCCCCAGGGAGATGGCCCAACGGTGGCGGTGGATCACGGCTGTCGGTTGATTCCATGGCCTTCTCCCCCAGAGGAATCCTGGCTAATGCCTTGGATCGATCAGGGCCTTTTGCAACCCTGGACGCCCACGGAATTCACCCTAGGCGCAGATGGGTCGGTCGCTCTCCGTGCTGTCCAGGAAGGTGTCGCAGCGCCGTATTACAGCGTTTCCCAAGGGATGAGTGCCCTGGCCAAGGCGATGGCGACGGGGCTTTCTATCCAGCGGCAAAGCCGAGTGACCCAGGTGTGGCTCACGGCGGCGGGATGGCGGGTGGATTGGGTGAATGATGCGGCAGGGGTAGCGGCAGGCTCTGACCCTGAAGCAACCACTCCCCTGGAGGCACGGGCGCTGGTGTTGGCCCTGCCAGCGGCCCAGGTTATTCCCATTCTGCGGGCGGCCACGGCTCGAAACGCGGAGTTAACTTCGTTTTGGGCGGCGGCGGCAGCCGTCACCTTCGACCCGGTAATTACCGTGATGGCGGGCTATGACTCAGCAATCCGCGCCGATCTAAGTGGGGTGCCTGCTAACGAATCCACCGCAGCGGGATGGATGGTGTGGGGAGACGGGCATCCGGTGTTGCGCTGGGTGGTGCTAGATAGCAGCAAACGCCCCCATCCGCCCTACCCCGTGGTGGTGGCTCACAGCACTGCCGCCTTTGCCGAGGCCCATTTTGACGCGGCGGATCTTCCCTCTGTGGGGCAAGAGATCCTAGCTGCCGCTGCTGCCTCCCTAGGCCATTGGCTAGCCCAGCCCACCTGGATGCAGGTACACCGCTGGCGCTACGGTCTGGTTAAACAAGCACACCCTGCCAACGTGCTGTACACCGAAGCGGTGCCGACCTTGGCAGGGTGTGGAGATTGGTGTGGGGGGGTGGGCCTAAACGAAGCTGTGATTTCGGGAGAGGCCGCTGCCCAGCGCATTCTTGAAAGCCTAAAGACAGGCTCAACCTACATGGCGGCTGAGTAG
- a CDS encoding energy transducer TonB, which produces MAAPFLTRLESYRDPQALWPLAAGLSVVAHGVLLLHLPTWIEPRPTAPDTIPVQLLVLAPTPAPHEALDSPQTPEASHPAVDQAASVAPAAAPPSPAPPVALSSGVPGPGVLPPPALPPTATSRPPAAAPSPQMPPVISPPATASPSPPSPSPSLPPTASPSPTVPPSSPAPPPPSLPPSPAPTPPFPPDSPSRVLPPAATPPAAAIPPVSLPPSPGQATEQTTGYLIPLGLRPTPYGRDWPDTPPQLLSTAAMAIPPGAWGCGNTHLGSMASPGTVLAVALRVQVEADGTVSATYVDYSSGNPALDNLVSCIGQRQLRLAPALVDGQPQVTDAYQVDFQVRF; this is translated from the coding sequence ATGGCTGCACCCTTTTTAACCCGCCTCGAATCCTACCGCGATCCCCAGGCGCTTTGGCCCCTGGCCGCAGGGCTATCGGTGGTGGCCCACGGCGTGCTACTGCTGCATCTGCCGACGTGGATAGAGCCCAGGCCAACGGCACCCGATACGATTCCTGTTCAACTGCTTGTGCTTGCTCCAACCCCGGCCCCCCATGAGGCGCTAGATTCTCCCCAGACCCCAGAGGCAAGTCATCCAGCAGTCGATCAGGCGGCTTCCGTTGCCCCAGCCGCTGCACCACCGTCTCCGGCCCCCCCGGTTGCTCTGTCTTCTGGGGTTCCTGGGCCTGGTGTTCTCCCTCCCCCTGCCCTACCCCCTACTGCAACGTCCCGTCCGCCTGCGGCTGCCCCATCCCCGCAGATGCCCCCGGTTATATCTCCCCCAGCGACCGCAAGCCCCTCACCGCCATCCCCCTCACCGTCACTACCACCGACGGCCTCTCCATCCCCCACTGTCCCGCCATCTTCCCCAGCGCCACCACCCCCTTCCCTACCGCCTTCCCCAGCCCCCACCCCGCCATTCCCCCCAGATTCCCCCTCAAGGGTTTTGCCGCCAGCCGCAACGCCGCCAGCCGCCGCGATCCCCCCTGTCTCGCTACCCCCCAGCCCAGGACAGGCCACCGAACAGACCACCGGATATCTCATCCCCCTGGGCCTGCGCCCGACGCCCTACGGCAGGGATTGGCCCGATACGCCGCCCCAGTTGTTGAGCACAGCGGCCATGGCCATCCCGCCTGGAGCCTGGGGGTGCGGGAACACCCATCTAGGATCTATGGCTAGCCCAGGCACGGTCTTGGCGGTGGCGCTGCGGGTGCAGGTGGAAGCCGATGGCACGGTCTCCGCAACCTACGTCGATTACAGCAGCGGCAACCCGGCTCTGGACAACCTGGTAAGCTGCATAGGACAGCGACAGTTGCGCCTAGCCCCGGCCTTGGTGGATGGACAACCCCAAGTTACCGATGCCTATCAGGTGGATTTTCAGGTGCGGTTTTAG
- a CDS encoding GNAT family N-acetyltransferase, with protein sequence MAESIFNTSNTSQWTQAPTDDSQPVDWASPDAWPTPHIRPASLEDLSQLTEALASSFYDRTGWLAWLYPLLRLGIQEDLKQRLKTERHHYACLAAVVPAATPASPGDLRPETIVGTVEVSQRQSWPWQPTRATHVYISNLAVVQPWRRRGVAAQLLAACEALAVTWHVDHLYLHVMEDNPGARRLYRRFGFEVLQVEEGLGAWLGLQPRRLLLQKDLVPSPNPAPSRPQPGSIPTH encoded by the coding sequence ATGGCTGAATCAATCTTCAATACCTCGAATACCTCTCAATGGACACAGGCCCCCACCGATGACAGCCAGCCAGTGGATTGGGCCTCCCCAGACGCTTGGCCCACGCCGCACATCCGACCTGCGAGCCTAGAGGATTTGAGCCAACTAACCGAGGCGCTGGCTAGTAGTTTCTATGATCGCACGGGCTGGCTGGCGTGGCTGTACCCCCTCCTGCGGCTGGGCATTCAGGAGGATCTAAAGCAGCGGCTCAAAACCGAGCGTCACCACTATGCTTGCCTTGCGGCGGTGGTGCCAGCCGCTACTCCAGCCTCCCCTGGCGATCTCCGCCCAGAAACTATTGTGGGAACGGTGGAGGTGTCTCAGCGGCAATCTTGGCCTTGGCAACCAACCCGCGCTACCCATGTGTACATCTCCAACCTGGCGGTAGTGCAGCCCTGGCGGCGGCGGGGGGTAGCGGCTCAACTCTTAGCCGCCTGCGAAGCCCTCGCTGTGACCTGGCACGTTGATCACCTCTACCTCCATGTCATGGAAGATAACCCAGGGGCGCGACGGCTCTATCGTCGGTTTGGGTTTGAGGTGCTGCAAGTGGAGGAGGGGCTAGGGGCATGGCTGGGGCTCCAACCTCGCCGTCTACTGCTGCAAAAAGATCTCGTGCCATCCCCAAACCCAGCGCCCAGTCGCCCTCAACCGGGGTCTATTCCCACCCATTAA
- a CDS encoding DUF3122 domain-containing protein encodes MIFSDLITPDTLWNWIRRLVLALALGVLLLLVTAAPAWASIHTYHEQPGQTTVRSRQSLRDQRDMAWQATVFKRYQGSEIQGIYLRLVGFPGQVTVDRQQALAIDTGTTAHWSAPYALDPQTPASVLPDNISQYDLGTVLTEMPRPIPLTLAVPLVGQAPAQLVAAPYVVQEWLTIAQTTPEP; translated from the coding sequence ATGATTTTCAGCGATTTGATCACCCCAGATACCCTGTGGAACTGGATACGTCGTCTAGTTCTGGCGCTGGCGCTGGGAGTATTGCTGCTGCTGGTCACGGCTGCTCCGGCCTGGGCCTCCATCCACACCTACCACGAGCAACCGGGTCAAACCACCGTCCGATCTCGCCAAAGCCTGCGCGATCAGCGGGATATGGCCTGGCAAGCGACGGTGTTCAAGCGCTACCAAGGCTCAGAGATTCAGGGTATCTACCTGCGCCTAGTGGGGTTTCCGGGGCAGGTAACGGTGGATCGTCAGCAGGCCCTCGCCATCGACACCGGAACCACCGCCCACTGGAGCGCCCCCTACGCCCTCGATCCCCAAACCCCAGCCTCCGTGCTGCCTGACAACATCAGCCAATACGACCTGGGCACGGTGTTAACCGAGATGCCCCGCCCCATTCCCCTCACCCTGGCGGTGCCCCTGGTGGGCCAAGCCCCCGCCCAACTCGTCGCCGCCCCCTACGTCGTCCAAGAATGGCTCACCATCGCCCAAACCACCCCCGAACCGTAA
- the argS gene encoding arginine--tRNA ligase — MKSTVAQLKTQIQRAMVAAFGEDLTDTDPMLVPTSNPKFGDFQANVAMSLAKPLKQNPREIARQIVKNLDLGDLCDTPEIAGPGFINLRLKTAYLEAQLKAMQADPRLGVAPVEQPKTVIVDFSSPNIAKEMHVGHLRSTIIGDSIARVQEFMGHNVLRLNHVGDWGTQFGMLITHLKEACPEALEAGSTVDIGDLVAFYKQAKLRFDTDEDFKTRSREAVVELQAGEETATKAWKVLCSQSRQEFQKLYDRLDIQIQERGESFYNPFLADVVQDLETQGLLVEDQGAKVVFVDGFTNKDGNPLPLIIQKTDGGYNYATTDLAAIRYRTGTDGAERVLYVVDAGQGNHFAQVFQVAGKAGWIPDGVDLTHVPFGVVQGEDGKKFKTRSGDTVRLKDLLDEAVSRARADLETRIQAEERQETEDFIQNVAEAVGIGAVKYADLSQNRTSNYIFSFDKMLALQGNTAPYMLYAYVRVQGIARKGGIDFDHLPAEASLHLEDDSEFALSRYLLQLDTVLEEVAQDLYPNRLCQYLFELSQTFNQFYDRCSVLQAEEPQRTSRLILCDLTAKTLKLGLSLLGIRVLERM, encoded by the coding sequence ATGAAGTCTACCGTCGCACAGCTTAAAACCCAGATTCAGCGGGCCATGGTGGCCGCCTTTGGGGAGGATTTGACCGATACCGACCCGATGCTGGTGCCCACCAGCAATCCCAAGTTTGGCGACTTTCAGGCCAATGTGGCCATGTCCCTCGCCAAGCCGCTGAAGCAAAACCCTAGGGAAATTGCCCGCCAAATCGTCAAAAATCTGGACTTGGGCGACCTCTGCGACACCCCAGAAATTGCTGGCCCCGGTTTCATTAACCTGCGGCTGAAGACGGCCTATCTGGAGGCCCAACTCAAGGCGATGCAGGCGGATCCGCGTTTGGGCGTGGCCCCGGTAGAGCAGCCCAAAACCGTTATTGTGGACTTTTCCAGCCCCAACATCGCCAAGGAAATGCACGTCGGCCACCTGCGCTCGACCATCATTGGCGACTCCATTGCGCGGGTGCAGGAATTCATGGGCCATAACGTCCTGCGGCTGAACCATGTGGGCGACTGGGGCACCCAGTTTGGCATGTTGATCACTCATTTGAAAGAAGCCTGTCCCGAAGCCCTGGAAGCAGGTTCCACGGTAGACATTGGCGACCTGGTGGCCTTCTACAAACAGGCCAAACTGCGCTTTGATACCGATGAGGACTTCAAAACCCGTTCCCGTGAAGCGGTAGTGGAGTTGCAGGCGGGTGAAGAAACGGCCACCAAAGCCTGGAAGGTGCTCTGTTCCCAGTCTCGCCAGGAATTTCAAAAGCTCTACGACCGTCTGGATATCCAGATTCAGGAACGGGGCGAATCTTTCTACAACCCTTTCCTCGCCGATGTAGTGCAGGACTTAGAAACCCAAGGGCTGCTGGTGGAAGACCAGGGTGCAAAGGTGGTTTTTGTCGATGGCTTCACCAACAAGGACGGCAACCCCCTGCCGCTGATCATCCAAAAAACCGACGGCGGCTACAACTACGCCACCACCGACCTCGCCGCCATCCGCTACCGCACCGGAACCGATGGGGCCGAACGGGTGCTCTATGTGGTGGATGCGGGCCAGGGCAACCACTTCGCCCAGGTGTTCCAAGTGGCGGGGAAGGCGGGCTGGATTCCCGACGGGGTGGATCTGACCCACGTTCCCTTTGGGGTGGTGCAGGGGGAGGATGGCAAAAAGTTCAAAACCCGCTCCGGCGACACGGTGCGGTTGAAGGACTTGCTCGATGAAGCCGTCAGCCGCGCCCGTGCGGATCTCGAAACCCGCATCCAGGCCGAAGAACGCCAGGAGACCGAAGACTTCATCCAAAACGTGGCCGAAGCCGTAGGGATTGGGGCGGTGAAATACGCCGACCTCAGCCAAAACCGCACCAGCAACTACATCTTCAGCTTCGACAAAATGCTGGCCCTGCAAGGCAACACCGCCCCCTACATGCTCTACGCCTACGTGCGGGTGCAGGGCATTGCCCGCAAGGGCGGCATCGACTTTGACCACCTCCCCGCCGAGGCCAGCCTTCACCTAGAGGACGACAGCGAATTTGCCCTCAGCCGCTACCTGCTGCAACTGGATACCGTCCTAGAGGAAGTGGCCCAAGACCTCTACCCTAACCGCCTCTGCCAATACCTGTTTGAACTCAGCCAAACCTTCAACCAGTTCTACGACCGCTGTTCTGTCCTTCAGGCCGAGGAACCCCAGCGTACCTCGCGGCTGATTCTCTGCGACCTCACCGCCAAAACCCTCAAACTGGGCCTTTCCCTGCTGGGCATTCGCGTCCTAGAGCGGATGTAG
- a CDS encoding adenosine deaminase, translating into MTTNLLTLPKAELHIHIEGSLEPEMMFALAQRNGLALPYDSVEAVRAAYQFEHLQSFLDLYYAGARVLQTEQDFYDLTWAYLEKCAAQFVRHTEIFFDPQTHTDRGIPFPVVIDGITAALRDGQQRLGVSSGLILCFLRHLSAEAAMATLEEALPYGDRFLAVGLDSSEMGHPPSKFQAVFDRARAEGFLTVAHAGEEGPPEYIWEALKLLKVSRIDHGVRCVEDPALVDFLGEHQIPLTVCPLSNIKLCVFDTMAHHNLKHLLDLGLCVTVNSDDPAYFGGYMTENMAAIAAALPLTPEDMITLAQNSFRASFLSDEQKQTFLQAVAQAT; encoded by the coding sequence ATGACCACCAACCTGCTCACGCTGCCCAAGGCCGAACTCCACATCCACATCGAAGGATCCCTAGAGCCGGAGATGATGTTTGCCCTGGCCCAGCGCAACGGCCTCGCTCTCCCCTACGATTCGGTGGAGGCGGTGCGAGCGGCCTACCAATTTGAGCATCTTCAGTCGTTTCTGGATCTCTACTATGCCGGGGCGCGGGTGCTGCAAACGGAGCAGGACTTCTACGATCTCACCTGGGCCTATCTAGAAAAATGCGCCGCCCAATTCGTGCGCCATACGGAAATTTTCTTCGACCCCCAAACCCACACCGACCGAGGCATTCCCTTCCCCGTGGTGATCGACGGCATCACCGCAGCCCTGCGGGATGGGCAGCAACGGCTGGGGGTGTCGTCCGGGCTCATTCTCTGTTTTTTGCGTCACCTCAGTGCCGAAGCCGCCATGGCCACCCTAGAGGAAGCCCTACCCTACGGCGACCGCTTCCTGGCGGTGGGGCTAGATTCCTCCGAGATGGGGCATCCGCCGTCGAAGTTCCAAGCGGTGTTTGACCGGGCTAGGGCCGAGGGCTTCCTCACCGTGGCCCACGCCGGAGAAGAGGGGCCACCGGAATACATTTGGGAAGCCCTGAAACTGCTGAAGGTGTCCCGCATTGACCACGGGGTGCGCTGCGTCGAAGATCCGGCCCTGGTAGACTTTTTGGGCGAACACCAAATTCCCCTGACGGTGTGCCCCCTCTCCAACATCAAGCTCTGCGTGTTCGACACCATGGCCCACCACAACCTCAAGCACCTGCTCGATCTGGGCCTGTGCGTGACGGTCAACTCCGACGATCCCGCCTACTTTGGGGGCTACATGACCGAAAACATGGCCGCTATTGCCGCCGCCCTGCCCCTGACGCCGGAGGATATGATTACCCTGGCCCAAAACTCCTTCCGGGCCTCCTTCCTCAGCGACGAGCAAAAGCAAACCTTCCTCCAGGCCGTGGCCCAGGCTACCTAG
- a CDS encoding ElyC/SanA/YdcF family protein codes for MDILNLLTRLLLWLAIGYGLWWAVKKLIPEKWLTWLGGGLILLVVLGAFIDPNDRTVGTFWQLISLPLTPLGAAITMLFLALTKDPKKVERKLVVAALAVIWVSSMPLIARGLSVQAEESVQRAYENQRTLCSTNFCDAADAVPLQLARAMVVIGDNADAYRVSNHLPSQSDSDVPLDPILVSRLNSAADVYGRVAAAAPLVTVTAGARDSNSDIGQQLDQSIRQRLVNRGIPTDNINIINTGMDIRGTVENQKSFLTDRQLFTPLARGERRTERDNRTTNRVILVTPALAMRRAALAFENDGLQVVAWPTELYGAPRSRADGTLARFSDLVPNVGALRITTRYWEELLASMYYYMRGWLPPFSMRWDEVVETLD; via the coding sequence ATGGACATTCTCAATCTGCTCACCCGATTATTGCTGTGGCTAGCCATTGGCTATGGTCTGTGGTGGGCTGTGAAAAAGCTGATTCCAGAAAAGTGGCTCACCTGGCTGGGGGGCGGGCTGATTTTGCTGGTGGTGTTGGGGGCGTTTATTGACCCCAACGACCGCACGGTGGGCACCTTTTGGCAGCTCATTTCCCTGCCGCTTACCCCCCTGGGTGCCGCAATTACCATGCTATTTTTGGCCCTGACAAAGGATCCCAAAAAGGTGGAGCGCAAGCTGGTGGTGGCGGCCCTAGCGGTGATTTGGGTCAGCAGTATGCCGCTGATAGCACGGGGGCTGTCGGTGCAGGCAGAGGAGTCGGTGCAGCGGGCCTACGAAAATCAACGCACCCTGTGCAGCACCAATTTCTGCGATGCCGCCGATGCGGTGCCCCTTCAGTTGGCCAGGGCGATGGTGGTGATTGGCGATAACGCCGATGCCTACCGAGTCTCCAATCACCTGCCCAGCCAAAGCGATTCGGATGTGCCGTTGGATCCTATCTTGGTGTCGCGGCTCAACAGTGCCGCCGATGTCTATGGTCGGGTGGCGGCGGCGGCTCCTTTGGTAACGGTGACGGCGGGGGCCAGAGACAGCAACAGCGACATTGGCCAGCAGCTCGATCAATCCATCCGCCAGCGGCTAGTCAATCGCGGCATCCCCACGGACAACATCAACATCATCAACACCGGAATGGACATTCGCGGCACGGTGGAGAACCAGAAAAGCTTCCTCACCGACCGTCAGCTCTTTACCCCCCTCGCCCGTGGAGAGCGCCGCACCGAACGGGACAACCGGACTACGAACCGAGTGATTTTAGTCACCCCTGCCCTGGCCATGCGTCGAGCAGCCCTCGCCTTTGAAAATGATGGTCTGCAAGTCGTGGCTTGGCCCACAGAACTCTATGGAGCCCCCCGCAGCCGCGCCGATGGCACCCTCGCCCGATTTTCCGATCTGGTGCCCAATGTGGGAGCCCTGCGGATTACCACCCGCTACTGGGAAGAACTCCTAGCCTCGATGTACTACTATATGCGGGGCTGGTTGCCCCCCTTCAGTATGCGCTGGGATGAGGTAGTAGAAACCCTCGACTAA